CCTTCTGTTCTTGCACCTGTCGCTGCTAGGATGTCTCTCCCACCCTCTGGGTGGCCCCGGCCCAGCCTCGGAACTGCCCGGGATACAGGTGAGCGCTGCGGCACCGCGCAAACCCGGCTAGCCGGGAGTGCGCGGACATCAGCAATTAAACGGTTCCCCACCTACGGTCCCATCAGGTCCCCATCCTCCCTTGGGAATTAGTGATAAAGGAATCAGAAAGCGGCGAGACTTGGTGCCTGCCCGGTACCCAAGGTGATCAATTCGCTTTGGCGCCATTGAGGGCGGCTGGGTCCAAGAGCGGGTTCCTGAGGCTCCGGCTCCCCCACCCATCGCAGGAGCTGCTGGACCGTCTGCGAGACAGAATCTCGGAGCTGCAGGCGGAGCAGATGGACCTGAAGCCCCtccagcagggccagggcctcGCGGAAGCCTGGGAGACCCCGGCGGCATTCCCCGAGAGGGTCACTGGGCCCCGCAACAAGGTCCTCGAGGCCCTGCGGGGAATACGCAGCCCCAAGATGATGCGCGACTCCAGCTGCTTTGGGCGGAGGCTGGACCGGATCGGCTCCCTCAGCGGCCTGGGCTGCAATGGTGAGCAGCCACCCCCATTCCCACTGTGTTCCACCACTAGAGTCACTTCTGGGTTTGAGGTCTCTGGGAATCAGGCTCCGAGAAAAGGACATCCGAATATCACTCTTCCTTCTTGACAGTCCTCAGGGCGGAGGAGTGCCTTCAGGAAATAATAAATTTGGACAGCATTCATTACCAAGCCTCTGAATCCCCACCCACCTTctgcccacctcctgcctctcttACCAAAAGGGACAGAATCACTTTAGGATGAAATTCAGTCATTGTCTGGCAGTCCCTCCTTGGAGCAGAATGAGCACTAAACATTTTTCTACTGGTTCCCCCTAAACTGTAGTTccaggggcagagagcagggccCCAGGGAGACTATAACCCCCAGTTCACGATGAGGAAACGGTGGTCAAGAGAGATGGATTATTCCAAAGCCTCAAGTATCCAAATCAACTGAAGCGGGTGGGGCAGTGGCAGAGATGGCATGTGGTGAGGGGAGGCTCAGATCCTGCCTGTCTTCTACCCTAATGTCATCAccaccctctcttcccctcaTAGTGCTGAGGCGATATTAAGAGGAAGTCCTGGCTGCAGACGTCTACATCGGCTTCTCCATCAAACCCCTGCTCCCCTTTGAAGCAGCtcctatttatttctatttatttatttatttatttggttgttttatataaaatggtTCTTATCTTTGAGCACAAGTTTTTTTCCATGGCGAAATAAAGTCAGTATTATAGCTTTTTCTGTTGCAGTGGATTTGTCTCCGTGTTTTCAAAAtaatccatcatttaaaaaaaaaaatcaaaactctgTGTTTTCTTGAAGGTCCCAAAGTTGTCCTAATGGTGGGTTGGGGACAGGCCTCAAGGGCTGGTCAAGCAGTTGGTGGGGTTCTACTTTTCTTTAAGGGTTTTTCATGCTCTGAAATGTCTATAAATACCTCAAGCACTTGAGACACTTCCCAGAAATTGGTTTTCAAAGCCTGACCATTTCTCCCTGGGTGTTGAATGGGCCCGGATGTATTCCTGAGACATGAGGGTATGTGTCAAGGTATCTGCCCAGAATTCTGCTGCCTGGAATTCTGCCAGTAGAGGTACTCTTTCTCTATTTGTTGCTCCCAGAAACTCTAAGCTAAGGTCTCAGAGATTGGGAGTGGTGTGTGTGACATACTGGCtcatttgcatttgcatttttgATGAAGGGGAGACCTCCATCCTGCCCCAAACCTCAGGTTCAAGCCTTCAATTCCTGGTGTCATCCTAGAAAGGAGACTTAAAAACCCTGAGTTTGATAGAACTTTCATTTCCTGAGCCCACAAGTTTAGAAGTGCCTGACCAGAGGCCCAGCATTCAGGGGGCACCTCCCTTGGGGCCCCATGTCTTCACTTCCTCTCTGCCCTAGAGAGAAGAGATCTTTATTCTAAGATGGAAAAGGAGACAAGCACCAGAATCTACTGTGCTGCCTTAATGAGCAGGGAGTCCTGGTGGGGGTTACTACCCTTCTGCTGCATCCTGGGTTCCAGGCATCCCAGGTCCTGAACTTGCTCCTGCTTTCCAGGCCTCAGCTCATGCAGTTCCCTTTGCCTTGAATGTCTTTAATGATCCTAGCTTAGCAGAGAGGACCACactataattatccccattttataaatgagaaaactaaggcccagaaaAGGAAAGTCTCCTGCGTGAAAGCATACAGCTGCTAAGTGCCAGCACTGGGGTTTGAGTGGGGATCCAGATGACCCTGGAGTCTGTGCTCCTTCCCTGAGCTCCTGGCCTTGAACTGCACTCTTATGGCCTTTCTGCTGTTCTCATCTGATGTTTCCTTGAGTGACAGAATCAGAAGTGGTGGGTCTTTGGGTTGTTTCTCATTTTAACTCAGTGCACATCAGAGATGATTGATATCTCATGagattaagatttaaaaaatattttccaataacATGGTGAGCCATCTTTGCCTAATGTTTCTGACGCAGGGCAGCAATGAGTAATCAGCATAGTTGACATTTATAAAAGCCTCATTAGGTACCAGGCAGTTTAGTCTTGATAACAACTATGCAGGAAAAACTTATTatcccttattttacagatggggaagtcgaggcacagagaggtgatgTGACTTCCTCAGGGTCGcacagttagtaagtggcagagccaggattcaatcCCACATGTGCCAGCCCAGCACCCAGGCTCCTAACTACAGCACAACCCAGCCTCTCCCAAGTCTGTGAATTAGACTTGTTGGTCAGATGGAGGGTCTCGCTCCTAACGGCATCACTCAGTTCAACATTTGGGCCGCTGCCTGTTGGCAACTTTCCCCTCCTGCTAATTTAATGAAGACAGGCCCCTCCCAGAACACCCTCTCGGCAAACCCAGCCAGCACTTAGGAATTCTTCCAGGTGAGTCCAGCTCCTCCATAAATGGGGCTCAGGTGGTGGAGTCAGTATGTATGATACAGATACATCCTTTTACTTGAGCCTTTTCCACAAGCAAAGACCCGAGAGAGAGGACCCCAAAAAGAACTGTGAAGGAACCAAATGTGACTTCTGGAGGATGGGGAGTGCATGGCCTGATGTACCCAATGGAGTGACATCTCATTGAACCCCCCTGGTTTGGTGTTTGTGGGCAGCACTGCAGCACACACACCATCTATGGATGCTCTTTAAAACCAGCTTTCTGTAGCCTGTGACCTTGGCCCCTTCAAACACTCCCCTATGTCTCTATAGCCATGGCCTTGATCTCCCTGACTTCCCTATTATCAACCTGGTCCTCCAAAGAAGCTGCCAGATTATGTGTCTCCATGGATGCTTGTCACTGTAATCTACCTAGAAAGACAGTGAATACAGAGCCAAGGAGGTCAAGGCCATGTCTTCACAGCTGGAAGGAATTCCAGTAGAGGGTGGACTGGCTTTACTGGGTCTCCAGTGTTGAGGTTACAGGATTCGGGACAGCACTGGGTCTGAGTGCTACATCTCAGTTGCCGATTCTGCACTCGTAATGTTCTCAGGGAATGCTGAgcccctctccatccctcctgTGACAGCTTTGACACTTCTGAGAATGATttgtggcaagaaaaaaaattcagttttaccCAGCTGCAGAACCAGGTCTAAACAAAATCATGAACTTGGCcatttgtctactttttttttacttttcttttttattgaagtatagtcagtttacaatgttgtgccaatttctggtgtacagcacaatgcttcagtcatacatgaatatccatttgtcttttttcacaTTGCAGTTCTCAGCCTTATATCTCTGTCTTTGCAGGATTTTTCATGCAATCGGTGCTTTTCCACTAAGTGACCTGTTTCTCCCATGGGGTTAGGAGCCAGTCCCATACAGAAGCCTGGGCATCCTGCAGCATTTCTGCCCTGGAACACTGGGTCTCACTCTTGTGTCCCTAGTGTCCTATCTGGCACTGCTGAGCACAGCCCCTGCCCTTCGGTGCACACCAGCCCTATCTTCAACCAGCAGCACTGCACTTTCCAGCCCGAGGACTTTCTCTGGCAGCTGGAGCTGACTTcctggggcaggcaggaaggGCTAGGGAGTTGACATGGACCAGGAGCAGCACTCAACCAGCATCTGGCAGCTCCCACCGTTCACAGGTGTGCGTCTTTTACTAGCTCTCCTGGAGTTCTCCGCAGGGGATGGGCATTAAGTTCCAGTTGCCCACGTTGATCACTAAACTCCTTTTCCTGGTCACTCCCCCACTCTTCTGCGGATATGTCCTGGGATTGTCTCCAAAATAAACTACTTTTGCTTGAATACTTGTCTCAGATTCAAgagaacccaaactaagacactCCCAAATGAGTCAAACTTAGAGCTCCACCCTTGATGACTTCAGCCCTTGGAATCTTCCTTGACTCTGTTTTTTGGCTGGACCACCTAGGGAGGTACCATGTCCACTCTAGTTTCCTTCCCTTACCACTTGTGCCGATATTTGGCGCACAGGCTTCCCaactggcctccctgccccaggctctcCAATCTGGTTCTCTCTGCATTGAGGGGAAAGAGCAGAACCTTCCTGCTTTGGCCGGAGGGTGACTTCCCCTCACTGTGAGGCCCCCAGGGAGGGTAATGTGCAGCAATGGGCACTTAGGTATGTCCCTGGGTGGTGTGCCAGAGGGGATGTGGTGAATCAGGGTTATTGTAGATGTAGTTAGTGAAAAAGGGATCCTGGAGGTGGGTGGGCTCCTAATCTGATATGACCGGTGTCGGTAtaagaagaaatgagagaaacacagagagggAAGATGGCTATATTGATaacagagacagagattggagtgCAGCACCTACAAGTCAgggaatgccaaggattgctggcagcTACTGGAAGCTGCAAGAGACAAGAAAGGATCTTTTTTtgggtttattcttttttatggctgagtaatattccattgtgtaaatttaccataacttctttctttttgcttttttaaacacctttattgctGTATGGTTCCTGGACAGTAAACTACACTTAGGAAGGATCCTTCTttacaggtttcagagggagcagggccctgcagATGAAGCCATAGCTTTGGACTCTGGCTCCCAGAGCTGTAAGAAAACacacttttgttgttttaagataCTTGGTACTTGGTCACAGCAGCTCCAGGGATCTGATGCAGTACCCTCATCCTTTCCTCTCCTCACAGACTGTTTCAAGGTGCTGGGTTCTGTGAATCTTTCTGGAGATGTCCAGCATGACCAAACCAGCCAGTAAGTTGCTTTTGCAAAGCTGTGACCAGCTTtgtaccatactgttttatatgtgtgctttctctctccttccctgtggaGGGCAGCCTCTAGGATGGCCCTCAGTGATGCTCCTCTTCTGGTATTCATGCCCTTGATAATCCCTTCCCTCTGAGTATGAGACCCAATGACTCTTTTCCAATGAACACAGTACAACAACAATGATGGGATACTCAgaaggccaacaggcacatgaaaagctgctcaataccgctaattattagagaaatgcaaatcaaaaccacaatgaggtattacttcacaccagttagaatggccatcactaagaagtctacaaataataaatgctggagagggtgtggagaatagggaaccctcctacactgttggtgggaatgtaaatttgtgcagccactatggagaactgtatggaggttccttaaataatgaaaaatagacttaccatatgatccagcaatcccactcctgggcatatatccagagaaaacttaattcaaaaagacaaatgcaccccaatgttcacagcagtactgtttacagtagccaagacatggaaacaacctaaatgtccactgacaggtgactggataaagaagatgtggtacaatggaatattactcagccataaaaagaatgaagtaatgccatttgcaggacatggatggacctagagatgatcatattaagtgaagtaagtcagacagagaaagacaaatatcatatgatatcacttttatgtggaatctaaaaaaagatacaaattttatttacaaaccagaaatagactcatggacatagaaaacaaactatggttaccagagaggaaagggaagagagggataaattaggagtttgggattatcagatacacactactatgtataaaataggtaaacaacaaggacctactgtattgcATAGAGAACTAtcttcaatctcttgtaataagctatagtggaaaagaatctgaaaatatatgtatatatataatatatgtatgtataggtatgGTTGAATTgctttgccgtacacctgaaactaacactgtaagtcaactacacttcaataaaaaataaaaaatcttaaaaatgcaaaaaaaaatgatagGATACCATTCCAAGATTAGGTTACAAAAAACTTGTGGTTTATacaatctccctctctctctctctctctctctctctctctctctctctatatatatatatatactcaaagGAAGTCAGCCACTTCTCTATGAAGAGGTTTATGTGACAAGGAACTGACATCGTCAGCCAATAGTCAGTGAGGACCAGAAGCCTGCCGAGAGACACAGGAGTGAGCTTGAAAGCAGAACCCCAGCCAAGACTTGAGATGACCCCAGTCTCAGCCAACATCTTAATTGTAGCCTGTGCAAGCTCTGACCAAGGAGCACTCAGCTAAGCAGAGTCAGATTCCTGGTCCACAGAAACTATCAGCTGGTagatgtgtgttgttttaagttgctaaggTGTGGGGTAATATATCACGCAGCAGTAGTTGACTAATATAGTacttcactttcctttttccctcactCTTGCTTCCTTTGAACTAAAACCCCCATAAAGTTTTAGCAAGTGGGCTTTTGCCTTGGGCTTTGTTTTCAGGGGAACCTGCACCGAAATCCCAGCCCAGTGACCTCCATATTGtaccaaagaaacagaacattgtTTTCAAAGTCAGAAACAATCGTTCCTGAATATGCACCAGTGTCCTACCGATTTCTTCTAACTGGGGCTTCTGCTTTAGACTTTTCAGGTCTGACAGAATCATGCCACAAACGTGATGGGTTTTTCATACCAGCTCTGCACATGTGTGACATCGCTGGGCCCTCATGGCTCCCCAGAGTAGCCCACAGCATCCCCATGGAGGGTCATGAAACCAAACTCGGCTGGAAACTGGAGATCTCCCAATTCTGGGATTCTCCCACCCATTTCGCAACCCTAATTCCATCAAATGACTAAGACGACTTCTTTCCAGGGAAAAGAAGATAAAGCTTTGATTTTTCAGCtagttggggaggtgggggtgggggtggatctGGCGTTCTGTGCCTttggcttttcttctctctcactccTACAGGCTGGCTTCTAAACACCCAGTTAAATATTcactccctccacacacacacgcacacacacccacccaccacaaAGCAGAGcaggaaatgaagagaaactgTACATCAAGCCATTTTCCATTTCAGGCTCAGATCACAGTCTCTAACAGGATCGGGGCAGTAAGTGTGCCGGGGGATTTTCTGTGCTTCCCCTGGGCCCTGATACTGCAGGAGGTGGTGATGGTTCTATATAAAGCCCTCGGGGCAGCCATCCTGAATACTCTTTCTTGCCACCCACCTTCTGcgaaaaaccaaaaacaatagaaaaaactCATCAGACGAGCCTTGTGCCCGCTCCATGTTCACTCTGGAAGAGAAAAGGTAACTTTAATAAAAGGAGCTGGGAAAATTCTGAAattctccttctggaacctcAGATGGGACTTCTGCTTTTCCTTGGGCCACCTGCAGACTTCAGAAGTGGCTCAGGACACAGGAACGGCATCGACCCCCAGAGGCCAAGCCATTGCAGAGGCCACCTGCCATGATGCCCTTTCAGAAGTCTCCTCCAGCATCAAAGGCCTGCCTCAAAGGGCATCTCCAGGAGACAGGCTGTGTGACACACTCAGCGAGGGGCATCAGTGCCCCCACGGTGGCTGCTTGCTGAATCCTCTTTGCTAATAATAACCCTGCCACCCGAGCAATTAAGCTGTGAGCGCATTCCAAGGATTCATCCGGATATGGTGGTTCTTTGCCCCCAGAGCTCCTACTCAGAATTGCACTCATGTCAGACTTCAAATTGAGTTTGGCTGACCCGAATCAGTTAGTAAAGAAGGCTCCTTTCTCCTTTAGAATAAAATCACCCTGGACACCTCTTGTGACCCCTGGCCACGTGGTGCCCTAATTTCCTGCCCTCTTGTAGTATAACTGCCTCTCTACCTAATCAGCCAAGGAGTGAGTACAGTTCGGGGAGGGTCCAGCCAGGACAGAGCTGGTCATTCCGCACACATGTCCTGAGCTTCTTAGGGGCAGATTGAAACATGTCAGGTGTGTAAATCGGTCATGAGGCTTGGATGTGGTGATTTCCTGAGACAGTCCACGTACTCAGACTTGCCAAGCACGAAAATCTAcagccccagggcaggggagaggtgaggaggtGCTCAGAGGCAACCCAAGGGATTGGGAGGAAGGTGGTGTTTAACCAGGACTGCGCCTAAAGGGCTTGTTAAGAAACCATCATGCAAAGAAACAGGGATATCTGGAAAGTGGGTTGAGAATTCAGACGTTGCTGTCAGACCTGGGGTTCAAGTCTTGGTTTTGCagagtgactttgggcaagtgacatGTGCTCTCAGTCTCAGTTCTGTCTCTCTGTGAACGGGGATACTACCCACCTCTGGGGCTGGTGATAAAAAGGGAAGAATCCACATAAGGCTCTCAGCTCAGTGTCTGGCTCATTACAACCAGTATATCAAGACAACCATTATAAGCATCGTGCAATTATAGAGCAATTCACACTTCAGAATATGTTCACACCCTACTAGTTCTTTTGAGCCTCAAGACAACCTGGAGAGGTGGGCGGGGCAGGTttttacattttcctcattttgcagatgaagaacgTAAGGCCCCAAAGATGTATGCAGTTTGGCTCTTTTGGGGCTGTAGGGCAGAGCTCTCATCCCTTCAAGTGTAGTGTTTCTCCCCAGGGTATGTTCTGTTGAAGAGCATGTAGCATCGAGTTCAGTGCTTAGTGAATGGAGGACATGCTCACTGCCTGGTATTTCTCTTTTGGGGGCCAGGGAAACAGACCTCAGTGGCTCACATCTTGCCTGGCCTCGGAGAAGGACGTGGGAGGCATTATGGGAAACTCCAAGAGCCACAGTCACCTCCCACCTGGCTCCACCAGCCAACTTCGCCACCACAGAGTTCCTGGGAAGGTGTGGGGCATTACAAGCTTCAAATCCAGAGTCACTGATTCCATAACCAGCGAGCTTCTACAAACAAAAATGCCAGCATCCTCTCAGCGCCAGTCTCGGCCAGCACCTTGGAGGGAGCCATgcggtggaggagggggagtttGCAGAGGAATGATCATGTTCCCAAAACTTTTCTTGCTGTTTCTATTTGAGAGCAGAGTTCTTGGGACATTTGTCACATTTGGTTCCGGCTGACTTAGTACTCTAGAAAATAACTCCCTCTTCACCTGACCACTGAGAATGACAGCCAGGGTTGAGGGCAACCCCGTGGAGGGAGAGGTCTGCCCTCGCTGCCCATGAGTCAGGTGCGAGGCCAGCTCGAGCATCTGGACTAATTTGTCCCGAGCTGCTGACTGCCTGCCATTTCCTCCTCTCCCGCCCTTATTTGGAGCCCCTGACAGCTGAGCTGCAAACCAACAGGAAAGCTGGGCGCCAGCCAACCGTCACCCTCTGCTTCCCCGCATGGGTCCTGTTGCCGAGGAGAAAGAAGCCCCAGGCATTGCTGTGAGATAACCAAGGACTCTTTTTTGCTCTTCTCACACCTTTGAAGTGGGAACCTCTTGAGGCAAATCAACAAGAATGTGGCTCTTGCGGCTGAGGGTCCCGGGGGTTGCTGGGGCTGCTGAAGGCGGAGGGGCTGTGACAAGCTGGCCGGACTGATAACTTTAAAAGGGCATCTTCTGCTGGCTCCTCACTCAGCTGCTTTATCGCTGCAAGTGACAGAATGGGGAGGGTTACATCCCTCTTGTGCTCTCGGAGAGCTGGGGGGCTATAAAAAGAGGAGGCgcagcagagagacagagacggaCGAAGACCAAGAGAGCAAAACCAGAGGGGAGCAAGAAGCAGCAAACACCAGACCGTTCTTTG
The Camelus dromedarius isolate mCamDro1 chromosome 14, mCamDro1.pat, whole genome shotgun sequence genome window above contains:
- the NPPB gene encoding natriuretic peptides B precursor produces the protein MDPQTALPRALLFLLFLHLSLLGCLSHPLGGPGPASELPGIQELLDRLRDRISELQAEQMDLKPLQQGQGLAEAWETPAAFPERVTGPRNKVLEALRGIRSPKMMRDSSCFGRRLDRIGSLSGLGCNVLRRY